A stretch of Lysobacter sp. K5869 DNA encodes these proteins:
- the pheS gene encoding phenylalanine--tRNA ligase subunit alpha translates to MAQIEQLTQHALADIAAADSPDAIEALRVSLLGKSGSVTAQLKQLGGLPADERKAAGEAINKARDALTEALAQRKSALDDAALDLRLAAETIDVTLPGRDAARGGLHPVSRTMERMADIFGRLGFELADGPEIEDDWHNFEALNFPPHHPARAMHDTFYFPHDSAGVARLLRTHTSGMQVRYMLQHKPPLRMIALGKVYRSDSDQTHTPMFHQCEGLLIDEHSSFADLKGTLAEFVRAFFERDFEMRFRPSYFPFTEPSAEVDIAWQQADGSTRWLEVLGCGMVHPNVLRNVGIDPERYTGYAFGMGVERLTMLRYGVDDLRSFFENDVRFLRQFA, encoded by the coding sequence ATGGCGCAGATCGAGCAACTGACCCAGCACGCGCTGGCCGACATCGCGGCGGCGGATTCTCCCGACGCCATCGAAGCGCTGCGCGTGTCCCTGCTCGGCAAGTCCGGCAGCGTCACCGCCCAGCTCAAGCAACTCGGCGGGTTGCCGGCGGACGAGCGCAAAGCCGCGGGCGAGGCGATCAACAAGGCGCGCGACGCGCTGACCGAAGCGCTGGCGCAGCGCAAGAGCGCGCTCGACGATGCCGCGCTCGACCTGCGTCTGGCCGCGGAAACCATCGATGTGACCTTGCCGGGCCGCGACGCCGCGCGCGGCGGCCTGCATCCGGTCAGCCGCACCATGGAGCGCATGGCCGACATCTTCGGCCGGCTCGGTTTCGAGTTGGCCGACGGCCCGGAAATCGAAGACGACTGGCACAACTTCGAAGCGCTCAACTTCCCGCCGCACCATCCGGCGCGGGCGATGCACGACACGTTCTACTTCCCGCACGACAGCGCCGGCGTCGCGCGCCTGCTGCGCACCCACACCTCGGGCATGCAGGTGCGCTACATGCTGCAGCACAAGCCGCCGCTGCGCATGATCGCGCTGGGCAAGGTGTACCGCAGCGACAGCGACCAGACCCACACGCCGATGTTCCACCAGTGCGAAGGCCTGCTGATCGACGAGCACTCCAGCTTCGCCGACCTCAAGGGCACCCTGGCCGAATTCGTGCGCGCGTTCTTCGAGCGCGATTTCGAGATGCGCTTTCGTCCGAGCTATTTCCCCTTCACCGAGCCTTCGGCCGAAGTCGACATCGCCTGGCAGCAGGCCGACGGCAGCACCCGCTGGCTGGAAGTGCTGGGCTGCGGCATGGTCCACCCGAACGTGCTGCGCAACGTCGGCATCGATCCGGAGCGCTACACCGGCTATGCGTTCGGCATGGGCGTGGAGCGGCTGACGATGCTGCGTTACGGCGTGGACGATTTGCGTAGCTTCTTCGAGAACGATGTGCGGTTCTTGAGGCAGTTCGCCTGA
- the rplT gene encoding 50S ribosomal protein L20, protein MARVKRGVTARRRHKKILKQAKGYYNARRKVFRVAKQAVTKALQYAYIGRKQKKRNFRSLWITRINAAARINGMSYSRFINGLLKAGITLDRKVLADIAVHDAKGFAALAEKAKSALAA, encoded by the coding sequence ATGGCACGAGTTAAGCGTGGTGTTACGGCGCGTCGCCGTCACAAGAAAATCCTGAAGCAGGCCAAGGGCTACTACAACGCCCGCCGCAAGGTCTTCCGCGTCGCCAAGCAGGCGGTGACGAAGGCTCTGCAGTACGCCTACATCGGTCGTAAGCAGAAGAAGCGCAATTTCCGTTCGCTGTGGATCACCCGCATCAACGCGGCGGCCCGCATCAACGGCATGAGCTACAGCCGTTTCATCAACGGCCTGCTGAAGGCCGGCATCACCCTCGACCGTAAGGTGCTGGCGGACATCGCCGTGCACGACGCGAAGGGTTTTGCGGCTCTGGCGGAAAAGGCGAAGAGCGCGCTCGCGGCTTGA
- the rpmI gene encoding 50S ribosomal protein L35, with amino-acid sequence MPKIKTNRAAAKRFRKTASGKYKCGHANKSHILTKKATKRKRNLRQTNHVRAEDAGRLDRMLPYL; translated from the coding sequence ATGCCCAAGATCAAGACCAATCGGGCGGCGGCCAAGCGCTTCCGGAAGACCGCTTCCGGCAAGTACAAGTGCGGCCACGCCAATAAGAGCCACATCCTCACCAAGAAGGCGACCAAGCGGAAGCGCAACCTGCGGCAGACGAACCATGTTCGTGCCGAGGACGCGGGCCGTCTGGACCGCATGCTTCCGTATTTGTGA
- the infC gene encoding translation initiation factor IF-3 → MSTPEKPNRKNQEIRVPRVRVIGSDGEMIGVLTRDEALRMAEEEDLDLVEIQPNADPPVCKIMDFGKFRFEMQKKANEAKKKQKQVEIKELKFRPVTDEGDYQIKLRNMRRFLEEGDKVKVNIRFRGREMSHQELGREMAARIEADLGEDIVVESRPRLEGRQMVMMIAPKKKT, encoded by the coding sequence ATCAGTACCCCTGAGAAGCCGAATCGAAAGAACCAGGAAATCCGCGTCCCGCGCGTGCGCGTGATCGGCAGCGACGGCGAGATGATCGGCGTGCTCACGCGCGACGAAGCCCTGCGCATGGCCGAAGAGGAAGACCTGGATCTGGTCGAAATCCAGCCCAACGCCGATCCGCCGGTCTGCAAGATCATGGATTTCGGCAAGTTCCGCTTCGAGATGCAGAAGAAGGCCAACGAGGCCAAGAAGAAGCAGAAGCAGGTCGAGATCAAGGAACTCAAGTTCCGTCCGGTCACCGACGAGGGCGACTACCAGATCAAGCTGCGCAACATGCGCCGTTTCCTGGAAGAGGGCGACAAGGTCAAGGTCAACATCCGCTTCCGCGGCCGCGAAATGAGCCATCAGGAGCTCGGTCGCGAAATGGCGGCGCGGATCGAGGCCGACCTGGGCGAGGACATCGTGGTCGAGTCGCGTCCGCGCCTGGAAGGGCGGCAGATGGTCATGATGATCGCGCCGAAGAAGAAGACCTGA
- a CDS encoding TetR/AcrR family transcriptional regulator, which yields MPASPTASAPTPGRRERKRGQTLDHLAATAFALFEAQGFEAVTMEQVAAAADVAKGTLYNHFPLKEALLAHQFHAEIAQAMGADLTASLSAPEGFTARLSGWLEASARWCVGRRAYLPHYLRYRFLSLHPGDRAGDGSRSGMERLFEALIDAGQRDGELRADLPAAHLAALLQHLYLGALMRWVALPAQDGDSARLDHEFAAIVELFVHGAGRARNGA from the coding sequence ATGCCCGCTTCCCCGACCGCCTCCGCCCCCACGCCCGGCCGCCGCGAACGCAAGCGCGGCCAGACCCTCGACCATCTCGCCGCCACCGCGTTCGCCCTGTTCGAGGCGCAGGGCTTCGAGGCGGTGACCATGGAGCAGGTGGCCGCCGCCGCCGATGTCGCCAAAGGCACGCTCTACAACCATTTCCCGCTCAAGGAAGCGCTGCTGGCGCACCAGTTCCATGCCGAAATCGCGCAGGCGATGGGCGCGGACCTGACCGCGAGCCTGAGCGCGCCGGAAGGCTTTACCGCGCGGCTGTCGGGCTGGCTGGAGGCGTCGGCGCGCTGGTGTGTGGGCCGTCGCGCGTACTTGCCGCATTACCTGCGTTACCGCTTCCTCAGCCTCCACCCGGGCGACCGCGCCGGCGACGGATCGCGCAGCGGCATGGAGCGCTTGTTCGAGGCGCTGATCGACGCCGGCCAGCGCGACGGCGAATTGCGCGCGGACCTGCCGGCCGCGCATCTGGCGGCGCTGTTGCAGCATCTCTACCTCGGCGCGCTGATGCGCTGGGTCGCGCTGCCGGCGCAAGACGGCGACAGCGCGCGCCTGGATCACGAGTTCGCCGCCATCGTCGAGCTGTTCGTGCACGGCGCCGGCCGCGCCCGGAACGGCGCGTGA
- the thrS gene encoding threonine--tRNA ligase — translation MIAITLPDGSRREFDHPVSVMDVAASIGAGLAKATVAGEVDGKLVDASDRIDHDATLRIITPKDPEGVEIIRHSCAHLVGHAVKQLYPTAKMVIGPVIEEGFYYDIWYERPFTPDDMAAIEARMIELIDKDYDVIKKVTPREEVVAVFQSRGEDYKLRLVEDMPDEKAMGLYYHEEYVDMCRGPHVPNTRFLKAFKLTRISGAYWRGDSKNEQLQRIYGTAWADKKQLAAYIQRMEEAEKRDHRKIGKQQDLFHLQEEAPGLVFWHPKGWSIWQVVEQYMRKVYRDSGYGEVRCPQILDVSLWQKSGHWDNYKENMFFTESEKRTYAVKPMNCPGHVQVFNQGLHSYRDLPIRYGEFGSCHRNEPSGALHGILRVRGFTQDDGHIFCLEDQIEAEVTAFHQQALAVYGDFGFDDIQIKIALRPDSRLGDDATWDKAEAALRSALSACGVEWQELPGEGAFYGPKIEYHLKDAIGRTWQLGTMQVDFMMPGRLGAEYVDENSQRRTPVMLHRAIVGSMERFIGILIEHHAGQFPAWLAPVQAAVLNITDAQGDYVEDVRKLLANQGFRVEADLRNEKIGRKIREHTLQRVPYLLVAGDREKETGTIAVRTRGGEDLGTMTVAEFASRLMSERA, via the coding sequence ATGATCGCCATTACCCTCCCCGACGGCAGCCGCCGCGAATTCGACCACCCCGTTTCCGTCATGGACGTCGCCGCCTCGATCGGCGCCGGCCTGGCCAAGGCCACCGTCGCCGGCGAAGTCGACGGCAAGCTGGTCGACGCCAGCGACCGCATCGACCACGACGCCACGCTGCGCATCATCACGCCCAAGGATCCCGAAGGCGTCGAAATCATCCGCCACTCCTGCGCCCATCTGGTCGGCCACGCGGTCAAGCAGTTGTACCCGACCGCCAAGATGGTGATCGGCCCGGTCATCGAGGAAGGCTTCTACTACGACATCTGGTACGAGCGCCCGTTCACCCCGGACGACATGGCCGCGATCGAAGCGCGCATGATCGAGCTGATCGACAAGGACTACGACGTGATCAAGAAGGTCACGCCGCGCGAGGAAGTGGTCGCCGTGTTCCAGTCGCGCGGCGAGGACTACAAGCTGCGTCTGGTCGAGGACATGCCCGACGAGAAGGCGATGGGCCTGTACTACCACGAGGAATACGTGGACATGTGCCGCGGCCCGCACGTGCCCAACACGCGCTTCCTCAAGGCGTTCAAGCTGACCCGCATCTCCGGCGCGTACTGGCGCGGCGATTCCAAGAACGAACAGCTGCAGCGCATCTACGGCACCGCCTGGGCCGACAAGAAGCAGCTCGCCGCCTACATCCAGCGCATGGAAGAGGCCGAGAAGCGCGACCACCGCAAGATCGGCAAGCAGCAGGATCTGTTCCACCTGCAGGAAGAAGCGCCGGGCCTGGTGTTCTGGCACCCCAAGGGCTGGTCGATCTGGCAAGTGGTCGAGCAGTACATGCGCAAGGTCTATCGCGACAGCGGCTACGGCGAAGTGCGTTGCCCGCAGATCCTCGACGTGTCGCTGTGGCAGAAGTCCGGCCACTGGGACAACTACAAGGAGAACATGTTCTTCACCGAGTCGGAGAAGCGCACCTACGCGGTCAAGCCGATGAACTGCCCGGGCCACGTGCAGGTGTTCAACCAGGGCTTGCACAGCTACCGCGATCTGCCGATCCGTTACGGCGAGTTCGGTTCCTGCCATCGCAACGAACCGTCCGGCGCGCTGCACGGCATCCTGCGCGTGCGCGGCTTCACTCAGGACGACGGCCACATCTTCTGCCTGGAAGATCAGATCGAAGCCGAAGTGACCGCGTTCCATCAGCAAGCGCTGGCGGTGTACGGCGACTTCGGTTTCGACGACATCCAGATCAAGATCGCGCTGCGCCCCGACTCGCGCCTCGGCGACGACGCGACCTGGGACAAGGCCGAAGCCGCGCTGCGCAGCGCGCTGTCGGCGTGCGGCGTGGAGTGGCAGGAATTGCCGGGCGAAGGCGCGTTCTACGGCCCGAAGATCGAGTACCACTTGAAAGACGCGATCGGCCGCACGTGGCAGCTCGGCACGATGCAGGTCGACTTCATGATGCCGGGCCGCTTGGGCGCGGAGTACGTGGACGAAAACAGCCAGCGCCGCACGCCGGTCATGCTGCACCGGGCCATCGTCGGTTCGATGGAGCGTTTCATCGGCATTTTGATCGAGCACCACGCCGGCCAATTCCCGGCTTGGCTGGCGCCGGTCCAGGCGGCGGTGCTCAACATCACCGACGCCCAGGGCGATTATGTGGAAGACGTCCGGAAACTCCTTGCAAATCAAGGGTTCCGGGTCGAGGCCGATTTGCGAAACGAAAAAATCGGCCGTAAGATTCGCGAGCACACGCTGCAGCGCGTGCCGTACCTGCTCGTGGCCGGCGACCGCGAGAAGGAGACCGGCACGATCGCGGTGCGCACGCGGGGTGGGGAGGACCTGGGGACGATGACCGTCGCCGAGTTCGCTTCGCGTCTTATGAGCGAGCGAGCCTGA
- the pheT gene encoding phenylalanine--tRNA ligase subunit beta, translating to MKFSENWLRQHVPTAATRDELAATLTAIGLEVEEVTALGAALDGVVVARIVSAERHPEADRLQVCSVDTGHGTVQVVCGAPNARAGLIAPLATVGANLPGGIAIKAAKLRGVESFGMLCSAKELGIDADASGLLELPADAPVGQPLAQYLGLPDASIEIKLTPNRADCFSVRGIAFDVAAATGSAVTPLAIEPVPATIDAALTVELDAGADVPRYCGRVIEGVDATAPTPVWMAERLRRSGVRPVSFLVDVTQYVMLEIGQPMHAFDRDTLAGPVGARRARKGEATKLLNAQDVTLDEQFIVITDGAGAAQRVVALGGVMGGYDSRVTDATRNVFLEAAHFAPAAIIGRGRKLGLHTDAGHRFERGVDPELPRTAIEYATRLILDIAGGAPGPLTESALPEHLPHPRPVTLRRARLARVLGMSVADAEVERILKALGLKVEASDDGWRVTPPSRRFDIAIEEDLIEEIARIHGYDAIPTTLPGGASRLIAPTETRVDALTVRRQMAARDYLEAVNYAFVDAAWLELWQAGEGAVALANPLSAELGVMRTMLLPGLVAALARNAARQQGRVRLFELGNVFHAVSGEAPRETPRIAAAVCGSAGAEQWSRAAQPVGFHDLRGDLDSLAAAAAARLEYRPTAPSWAHPGRSADVWRVDGGRELRLGWIGQLHPRLQRALDLDGEVIAFELDLAGLTERAVAKAGAQSKYPSVRRDRAFIVADSVPWAAIQATVQAAAGASLRELVLFDRYQGKGVETGFKSLAMGLILQDESRTLTDRDVDAVVAEVTAAVEREHGAKLRG from the coding sequence ATGAAATTCAGCGAAAACTGGCTCCGCCAGCACGTCCCGACCGCCGCCACGCGCGATGAGCTCGCCGCGACCCTGACCGCGATCGGGCTGGAAGTGGAAGAAGTGACCGCGCTCGGCGCGGCGCTCGACGGTGTCGTCGTCGCCCGCATCGTCAGCGCCGAGCGCCATCCGGAGGCCGACCGCCTGCAGGTGTGCTCGGTCGATACCGGCCACGGCACCGTGCAGGTCGTGTGCGGCGCGCCGAACGCGCGCGCCGGCCTGATCGCGCCGCTGGCCACGGTCGGCGCGAACCTGCCCGGCGGCATCGCGATCAAGGCGGCCAAGCTGCGCGGCGTGGAATCGTTCGGCATGCTGTGCTCGGCCAAGGAACTCGGCATCGACGCCGACGCCTCCGGCCTGCTGGAACTGCCGGCCGACGCGCCGGTCGGCCAGCCGCTGGCGCAGTACCTCGGCCTGCCCGACGCCAGCATCGAAATCAAACTGACCCCGAACCGCGCCGACTGCTTCAGCGTGCGCGGCATCGCCTTCGACGTCGCCGCCGCCACCGGCAGCGCGGTGACGCCGCTGGCGATCGAGCCGGTGCCGGCGACGATCGACGCGGCGCTGACGGTCGAACTCGACGCCGGCGCGGACGTGCCGCGCTACTGCGGCCGGGTCATCGAAGGCGTCGACGCGACCGCGCCGACGCCGGTGTGGATGGCCGAGCGCCTGCGCCGCAGCGGCGTGCGCCCGGTGTCGTTCCTGGTCGACGTGACCCAGTACGTGATGCTCGAAATCGGCCAGCCGATGCACGCCTTCGACCGCGACACCCTGGCCGGGCCGGTCGGCGCGCGCCGCGCGCGCAAGGGCGAGGCGACCAAGCTGCTCAACGCCCAGGACGTAACGCTCGACGAGCAGTTCATCGTCATCACCGACGGCGCCGGCGCCGCCCAGCGCGTGGTCGCGCTCGGCGGGGTGATGGGCGGCTACGACAGCCGCGTCACCGACGCCACCCGCAACGTGTTCCTGGAGGCCGCGCACTTCGCCCCGGCCGCGATCATCGGTCGCGGCCGCAAGCTCGGCCTGCACACCGACGCTGGCCACCGCTTCGAGCGCGGCGTCGATCCGGAACTGCCGCGCACCGCGATCGAATACGCGACCCGGCTGATCCTCGACATCGCCGGCGGCGCGCCCGGCCCGCTGACCGAATCGGCGCTGCCCGAGCACCTGCCGCATCCGCGCCCGGTGACGCTGCGCCGCGCGCGGCTGGCGCGCGTGCTCGGCATGAGCGTCGCCGACGCCGAAGTCGAACGCATCCTCAAAGCGCTGGGCCTGAAGGTCGAGGCCAGCGACGACGGCTGGCGCGTGACCCCGCCGAGCCGCCGCTTCGACATCGCCATCGAAGAAGACCTGATCGAGGAAATCGCCCGCATCCACGGCTACGACGCGATCCCGACCACGTTGCCGGGCGGCGCCTCGCGCCTGATCGCGCCGACCGAGACCCGCGTCGACGCGCTCACCGTGCGCCGGCAGATGGCCGCGCGCGACTACCTGGAAGCGGTCAACTACGCCTTCGTCGACGCCGCGTGGCTGGAACTGTGGCAGGCGGGCGAGGGCGCGGTGGCGCTGGCCAATCCGCTCAGCGCCGAACTCGGGGTGATGCGCACCATGCTGCTGCCGGGGCTGGTCGCCGCGCTCGCGCGCAACGCCGCGCGCCAGCAGGGGCGGGTGCGCCTGTTCGAGCTCGGCAACGTGTTCCATGCGGTGTCCGGCGAAGCGCCGCGCGAGACCCCGCGCATCGCCGCCGCGGTCTGCGGCAGCGCCGGCGCCGAGCAGTGGAGCCGGGCGGCGCAGCCGGTCGGCTTCCACGACCTGCGCGGCGATCTCGACAGCCTCGCCGCGGCCGCCGCCGCGCGCCTGGAGTACCGCCCGACGGCGCCGTCGTGGGCGCACCCGGGCCGCAGCGCCGATGTCTGGCGTGTGGACGGCGGACGCGAGCTGCGCCTGGGCTGGATCGGCCAGTTGCACCCGCGCCTGCAGCGCGCGCTGGACCTGGACGGCGAGGTCATCGCGTTCGAGCTGGATCTGGCCGGGCTGACCGAGCGGGCCGTGGCCAAGGCCGGTGCACAGTCCAAGTACCCGTCCGTGCGCCGCGATCGCGCGTTCATCGTCGCCGATTCGGTGCCGTGGGCGGCCATTCAGGCGACCGTTCAGGCCGCCGCCGGCGCCAGCCTGCGTGAGCTGGTGCTGTTCGACCGCTACCAGGGCAAGGGCGTGGAAACCGGATTCAAGAGTCTCGCTATGGGCTTGATTCTGCAGGATGAATCGCGCACCCTGACCGACCGGGACGTGGATGCCGTGGTGGCCGAAGTGACCGCCGCGGTGGAACGCGAACACGGCGCCAAGCTGCGCGGCTGA
- a CDS encoding MerR family transcriptional regulator — protein sequence MLDPGSNRELPPIPAKRYFTIGEVSELCDVKPHVLRYWETEFPTLNPVKRRGNRRYYQRHEVLMVRQIRGLLYEQGYTIGGARLRLEGEAAKDESALSSQIVKQVRMELEEVLQLLRR from the coding sequence ATGCTGGATCCGGGCAGTAACCGCGAACTTCCGCCGATTCCGGCCAAGCGCTACTTCACCATCGGTGAGGTCAGCGAGCTGTGCGACGTCAAGCCGCACGTGCTGCGTTACTGGGAGACCGAGTTTCCCACCCTCAACCCGGTCAAGCGCCGCGGCAACCGTCGCTACTACCAGCGCCACGAAGTGCTGATGGTGCGGCAGATCCGCGGCTTGCTGTACGAACAGGGCTACACCATCGGCGGCGCGCGCCTGCGTCTGGAGGGCGAAGCGGCGAAGGACGAATCGGCGCTGTCCTCGCAGATCGTCAAGCAGGTGCGGATGGAACTGGAAGAAGTGCTGCAGCTGCTGCGGCGCTGA
- a CDS encoding integration host factor subunit alpha yields the protein MALTKAEMAERLFDEVGLNKREAKEFVDAFFDALREALEQGRQVKLSGFGNFDLRRKNQRPGRNPKTGEEIPISARTVVTFRPGQKLKERVEAYSGGEHAGSGQ from the coding sequence ATGGCACTTACCAAAGCGGAAATGGCGGAGCGGTTGTTCGACGAAGTCGGACTGAACAAGCGCGAAGCCAAGGAGTTCGTCGACGCGTTCTTCGATGCGTTGCGCGAGGCGTTGGAGCAGGGGCGTCAGGTCAAGCTGTCGGGTTTCGGCAACTTCGATCTGCGCCGCAAGAACCAGCGCCCGGGCCGCAATCCGAAGACCGGCGAAGAGATCCCGATTTCCGCGCGCACGGTGGTGACCTTCCGTCCGGGCCAGAAGCTCAAGGAACGGGTCGAGGCGTACAGCGGAGGCGAACATGCTGGATCCGGGCAGTAA
- a CDS encoding PEP/pyruvate-binding domain-containing protein, whose protein sequence is MSALLDWPAAARAGAAQAGGKGWQLARMAALGVHVPDGFVIAADASRDRARGAQAAATLRAELAAELLRRGWGERALAVRSSAPHEDSERASFAGIHRSCLNVRGLDALLDALVEVWDSAHEPAAAAYRQRFGVAADDTAMAVVVMPLLAATASGVAFTCDPLEGRDDRLLINAHWGLGEALVGGQADADEYRLRLRPIERTPELIEQRIGAKRRYSRERDGGGTELADTPAARADAAVLQPAQAERVAALALDAARALDFARPRYDIEWVWDGAQVWIVQARPVTAAARHTYPALRAQPRWWTRGNTREILPEPLSALDWSMYSIAAERMLGLGYRLGGYRSLDGVPHAALHHGRVYLDASLIQWEGCDAYGIAPAAMNELLGGRQPAIAAPPPTLRQRAARGVRLLRYLARSPRYRRDAFAQLRQWRERTAQWRAQPLDQGNRALAALLRERSAQVRGADALFFLQGSAGGSLSGLVGMIEKIRPGEGHALAAALMAGGEPSVTAQQGYDLIELAGLAAKDEAAQRWLRDPAREDAAWRERLPMGCFRHAFEAFLERYGHRAIAESYLRQPRWREEPGYLFDLALSLQGRDAAALRLRQAEASAQAWAILGAAAPAWQRPLLRKLLADAIRDGNQREAARSALMACFEGLRRLALRLGERLRQLGALDCATDVFELAVEEIAAAAEGALAPAHARERARERLRTRERQAGEREPDVIAEYADAAHIASMREADEAAPTTDAGWRGTPVGAGRARGRVRIVRDPRDGVALAAGEVLVAQSTDPAWTPLFLQAGALVLETGGFLSHGAIVAREFGIAAVANLPGILAQLRDGELVEVDGFRGTVRRVAE, encoded by the coding sequence GTGAGCGCGCTGCTGGATTGGCCCGCCGCCGCGCGCGCCGGCGCCGCACAGGCCGGCGGCAAGGGCTGGCAGCTCGCGCGCATGGCCGCGCTCGGTGTGCACGTGCCCGACGGCTTCGTGATCGCCGCCGACGCCAGCCGCGACCGCGCGCGCGGCGCGCAGGCGGCGGCGACGCTGCGCGCGGAACTCGCGGCCGAACTGCTGCGCCGCGGCTGGGGCGAGCGCGCGCTGGCGGTGCGTTCCTCGGCGCCGCACGAGGATTCCGAGCGCGCTTCGTTCGCCGGCATCCACCGTTCCTGCCTCAACGTGCGCGGCTTGGACGCCTTGCTGGACGCGCTGGTCGAGGTGTGGGATTCGGCGCACGAACCCGCCGCCGCGGCGTATCGCCAACGTTTCGGCGTCGCCGCCGACGACACCGCGATGGCGGTCGTGGTGATGCCGCTGCTGGCGGCGACGGCTTCGGGCGTAGCGTTCACCTGCGATCCGCTCGAAGGCCGCGACGACCGTTTGCTGATCAACGCGCATTGGGGCTTGGGCGAGGCGTTGGTCGGCGGTCAGGCCGACGCGGACGAATACCGGCTGCGCCTGCGTCCGATCGAGCGCACGCCGGAGCTGATCGAACAGCGCATCGGCGCCAAGCGCCGCTACAGCCGCGAACGCGACGGCGGCGGCACCGAGTTGGCCGACACGCCGGCCGCGCGCGCCGATGCCGCGGTGCTGCAACCGGCGCAGGCCGAGCGGGTGGCGGCGCTGGCGCTCGACGCCGCGCGCGCGCTCGACTTCGCCCGGCCGCGTTACGACATCGAGTGGGTGTGGGACGGCGCTCAGGTGTGGATCGTGCAGGCGCGGCCGGTCACCGCCGCGGCGCGCCACACCTACCCGGCGCTGCGCGCGCAACCGCGCTGGTGGACGCGCGGCAACACCCGCGAGATCCTGCCCGAACCGTTGTCGGCGCTGGATTGGTCGATGTATTCCATCGCCGCCGAACGCATGCTCGGTCTGGGCTACCGGCTGGGCGGTTATCGATCGCTCGACGGCGTGCCGCACGCGGCCTTGCATCACGGGCGCGTGTATCTGGACGCGTCGCTGATCCAGTGGGAAGGCTGCGACGCCTACGGCATCGCGCCGGCGGCGATGAACGAATTGCTCGGCGGGCGTCAGCCGGCGATCGCGGCACCGCCCCCAACGCTGCGCCAACGCGCCGCGCGCGGCGTTCGTCTGCTGCGTTATCTGGCGCGCTCGCCGCGCTATCGCCGCGACGCGTTCGCGCAATTGCGGCAATGGCGCGAACGCACGGCGCAGTGGCGCGCGCAACCGCTGGATCAAGGCAATCGCGCGCTCGCTGCGTTGTTGCGCGAACGCAGCGCGCAGGTGCGCGGCGCCGACGCGCTGTTTTTCCTGCAAGGCTCGGCCGGCGGTAGCCTCAGCGGCTTGGTCGGAATGATCGAGAAAATCCGCCCGGGCGAAGGCCACGCCTTGGCCGCGGCGCTGATGGCCGGCGGCGAGCCCAGCGTGACCGCGCAGCAAGGCTACGACCTGATCGAACTGGCGGGACTCGCGGCGAAGGACGAAGCGGCGCAGCGCTGGTTGCGCGACCCCGCGCGCGAGGATGCGGCTTGGCGCGAGCGGCTGCCCATGGGCTGTTTCCGCCATGCGTTCGAGGCGTTCCTGGAACGCTACGGGCATCGCGCCATCGCCGAGAGCTATCTGCGCCAGCCGCGCTGGCGCGAGGAGCCGGGGTATTTGTTCGATCTGGCGTTGTCGCTGCAAGGACGCGATGCCGCGGCGCTGCGCTTGCGCCAAGCCGAAGCGTCGGCGCAAGCCTGGGCGATCCTCGGCGCGGCCGCTCCGGCGTGGCAGCGGCCGTTGTTGCGCAAGCTGCTCGCCGACGCGATCCGCGACGGCAATCAGCGCGAAGCTGCGCGCAGCGCGCTGATGGCCTGTTTCGAGGGTTTGCGGCGCCTCGCGCTGCGCTTGGGCGAGCGCTTGCGGCAGCTTGGCGCTTTGGATTGCGCGACCGACGTGTTCGAGTTGGCGGTCGAGGAGATCGCCGCCGCGGCCGAGGGCGCGCTGGCGCCCGCGCATGCGCGCGAACGCGCGCGCGAGCGGCTGCGCACGCGCGAGCGTCAGGCCGGCGAGCGCGAGCCGGACGTGATCGCCGAATACGCCGATGCCGCGCACATCGCATCGATGCGCGAGGCCGACGAAGCTGCGCCGACGACGGACGCGGGCTGGCGCGGCACGCCGGTGGGTGCGGGCCGCGCACGCGGCCGGGTGCGGATCGTGCGCGATCCGCGCGACGGCGTCGCGCTGGCGGCGGGCGAGGTGTTGGTCGCGCAGAGCACCGATCCGGCGTGGACGCCGCTGTTCCTGCAAGCCGGCGCGTTGGTGCTGGAAACCGGCGGGTTCCTGTCGCACGGCGCGATCGTCGCGCGCGAGTTCGGGATCGCGGCGGTGGCGAATCTGCCGGGAATTCTGGCGCAGTTGCGCGACGGCGAGCTGGTCGAGGTCGACGGGTTCCGCGGCACGGTGCGGCGGGTGGCGGAATGA